One part of the Tunicatimonas pelagia genome encodes these proteins:
- a CDS encoding peptidylprolyl isomerase, whose amino-acid sequence MRIIIASLIFLLTAVNTFAQTTNSLPKSEKKALKQAKKLRKRLLKGADFNQLARKYSDDPGSGSVGGEMGRVQFGQFVPEYDSTVLALEVGKISEPFRTKFGYHLIELLGRNETTFTSRHILIKP is encoded by the coding sequence ATGAGAATAATAATCGCTTCATTAATTTTTTTGCTTACCGCAGTAAACACATTCGCTCAAACCACCAATAGCTTACCAAAAAGTGAGAAGAAAGCTCTAAAGCAAGCAAAAAAGCTACGGAAACGATTGCTTAAAGGCGCAGATTTTAATCAATTGGCCAGAAAATACTCCGATGATCCAGGTTCTGGGTCTGTTGGTGGGGAAATGGGGCGCGTTCAATTTGGTCAATTTGTACCGGAGTACGATTCAACCGTCCTAGCCCTCGAAGTTGGCAAAATCTCTGAGCCATTTCGGACTAAGTTTGGCTACCACTTGATCGAGCTACTAGGTAGAAACGAGACCACGTTTACTTCTCGCCACATCTTAATTAAGCCTTGA
- a CDS encoding RNA polymerase sigma factor, with protein sequence MVSSEIMLYQRLAKGDTKAFTKIYQQYWEQLYASALHLTSDEAVAEEITQDIFTELWQKRSDLRIRTSLRSYLFGILKHKVYNHWDAQAVRYRYRKRILPAEPCYTTEEEVAYHETSDLLEEALATLPQKSRSIFLLSRRENQSLKEIASHMNLSTKAVEYHITKALRHLRFHLREVLFVMLGCFLS encoded by the coding sequence ATGGTGTCCAGTGAGATCATGTTGTATCAGCGACTAGCTAAAGGAGATACCAAAGCTTTTACAAAAATATATCAACAATATTGGGAACAGCTGTACGCTTCGGCTCTTCACTTGACTAGCGACGAAGCAGTAGCGGAAGAAATAACCCAAGACATCTTTACGGAGCTGTGGCAAAAGCGATCTGACTTGCGTATTCGTACCTCGTTACGCTCGTATTTATTCGGAATACTAAAGCACAAAGTGTACAATCACTGGGACGCTCAGGCTGTTCGGTATCGGTACCGAAAGCGAATTTTGCCCGCCGAGCCTTGCTATACGACCGAAGAAGAAGTTGCCTACCATGAAACCTCCGACTTACTCGAGGAGGCGTTAGCGACACTGCCGCAGAAATCCCGCTCAATCTTCTTGCTAAGCCGACGGGAGAACCAGTCGCTAAAGGAAATTGCTTCACACATGAACCTCTCTACCAAAGCGGTAGAATATCACATTACCAAGGCGTTGCGACATTTACGCTTTCACTTGCGGGAAGTGCTCTTTGTAATGCTAGGTTGTTTTTTATCGTAA
- a CDS encoding FecR family protein, whose amino-acid sequence MSNSLLRQLVEKYISGRATRAEQEQLEQYLDKQAQNPPQLDYLSEKEKRLLEKRILQKVQRNIQPTRPGAYHTQKLAPTLVAASVLLVLLVGGYFWLSRPSAWQQYQTNYNETLPITLPDQSVVTLNAHSRLWYRTYWSDSLREVWVEGEAFFDVKPNTELPFVVHAREADIRVLGTQFNVHDRRGTTEVVLSEGAVQLETEAQRLSLAPGDLVAVSEQKPIVRKRVVPERYTAWRNRQLVFDDVPLEEIGKRLEDIYGYQITITDLTLHKRRFTGSAPMDSVEVLLEKFQFVFGVSIQQEGQRIRISSE is encoded by the coding sequence GTGAGCAATTCTTTACTGCGCCAACTAGTTGAGAAATACATAAGCGGACGGGCTACCAGAGCCGAGCAAGAGCAGCTCGAGCAGTATCTGGATAAACAGGCCCAAAACCCTCCGCAGCTAGATTATCTGTCAGAAAAGGAGAAGCGGCTGTTAGAAAAAAGGATACTGCAAAAAGTTCAGCGTAATATTCAGCCCACTCGGCCAGGAGCTTATCATACACAAAAACTAGCCCCTACTCTAGTAGCAGCATCAGTGCTGTTGGTGCTTTTAGTGGGCGGTTATTTTTGGCTAAGCCGCCCCTCTGCTTGGCAACAGTACCAAACCAACTACAACGAGACTTTACCGATTACATTACCCGACCAGTCGGTAGTTACTCTCAATGCCCACTCGCGCCTCTGGTACCGAACCTACTGGTCGGACTCGCTACGGGAAGTATGGGTTGAGGGCGAGGCTTTTTTTGATGTAAAACCCAATACTGAACTTCCGTTTGTGGTACACGCCCGAGAAGCGGACATTCGGGTGCTAGGAACTCAGTTTAATGTACACGACCGGCGAGGGACAACGGAAGTGGTGCTAAGCGAAGGGGCGGTTCAGTTAGAAACCGAAGCTCAGCGGTTGAGTCTGGCTCCCGGTGATTTAGTGGCGGTATCGGAGCAAAAGCCTATTGTACGCAAGCGGGTAGTGCCCGAACGGTATACTGCCTGGCGTAACCGACAGCTTGTCTTCGATGACGTGCCACTGGAAGAAATCGGTAAGCGCCTAGAAGATATTTACGGCTATCAAATCACCATCACTGATTTAACCCTGCATAAACGGCGGTTTACGGGTTCTGCACCTATGGATAGTGTAGAAGTGTTGCTTGAGAAGTTCCAATTCGTCTTTGGAGTTAGCATTCAGCAAGAAGGTCAGCGTATTCGTATCAGCTCAGAATAA
- a CDS encoding SusC/RagA family TonB-linked outer membrane protein, with protein MPPRFTKLATLYLGIILLGSHLAFSQSLAFFQKSTVANTKTQPLIEVLTEVEHKHSVRFDYEKLALQDKYVDAEIWQQSTQDVEQALQTLLPPLGLTYKKYPDNTYVIYSPPATKKTQVTPLPNHRPDTNASVSLPTHQSAVRAVTNTVFSRAKIDKEIRGKVTDLATDEPLPGVNVVVKGTVIGTVTDVDGNYGLVVPDDAEVLVFTYVGFEREEIAIGNQTVIDVSLAPDLQSLQEVVVVGYGTQEKSSITGSISSIKGESLRQTVAAQPDAMLQGKVAGVQVVQNTGAPGAEVFLRVRGTASLRADTRPLYVIDGVPMNNINQANFSAGQRASALANLNPNDIESIEILKDAAATAIYGSRGSNGVVLITTKRGSDGKATFSFDGYHGVQSVWKTLDLLDGQGFSNTLREAVENRNAVAGSTIADLSDDEYVQALTVTGENTDWQDEVFRLAPISNYNLSVSGGEGRIRSFASLGVFSQEGIIIGQDFDRITGRLNLDYQATDKLKINTSITYSNTQKDEVANDFSSISVLGNALLSNPNLPVYNPDGTYTVDPLGRNGAENPVMLANEITFDNLQRRLIANVQAEYEIMPNLTFRSVLGIDNLSERIERFLPSFILSTGGSADAEAINAQTSTWLNDNTLTYQREMGEHNISALAGFGVQRTDESFLRAGGRVAGSDIITTVAIANPDLPQHYLTAWSLLSYFGRVNYTFRDRYVLEASFRADGSSRFGENNRFGYFPAISGAWRAIEEPFLQNVDWLSNLKVRAAYGITGNQEGLDNFGSLTRYGTGRNYDGNPGISQVNVPNPDLSWESTESINLGVDIGLLQERISLSVDAYNRDTRDLLFTRQLPWTSGFSSLINENVGNMRNQGIELALTTRNFNGAFRWTTDFNISFNRNEITSLPSNGVAGSDFIFQLPSAYSAEGPYSIYRVGQPIGSFYGFEYQGIYRTDEDVPENLRDDGANNNFAGGFPIFRDTDGNGIYQREFDRVIIGNALPLHTGGMTNTFGYKNFELSVVLNWSYGNDVYNMTRAALTSMADDFNQLAEVEGRWQQPGDEAIHPIAMYSASSFQGISFSDASSRYIEDGSFLRVRNISLGYSLANSLLENTPISAARVYVTGQNLFTFTNYSGLDPESQNTGGGLIPTLGVDYLTQPQPRTVLVGVNISF; from the coding sequence ATGCCACCCAGATTTACGAAATTAGCGACTCTGTACTTGGGAATAATTCTCCTGGGCAGTCACCTCGCCTTCAGTCAATCGTTAGCTTTTTTTCAAAAAAGCACCGTAGCAAACACTAAAACGCAGCCATTAATTGAGGTGTTAACTGAGGTTGAGCACAAACATTCCGTGCGCTTCGACTACGAAAAATTAGCACTACAGGACAAGTATGTAGATGCAGAAATTTGGCAACAGTCCACTCAGGATGTGGAACAGGCTCTACAAACCCTACTTCCGCCACTGGGCCTCACCTACAAAAAGTACCCAGACAATACTTACGTAATCTACTCCCCTCCGGCCACAAAGAAAACACAGGTTACCCCTCTACCAAATCATCGGCCTGACACGAATGCATCAGTCTCTTTACCTACGCATCAGTCTGCAGTGAGGGCGGTAACGAATACGGTTTTCTCTCGAGCCAAAATTGACAAGGAAATTCGGGGTAAGGTTACCGATTTGGCTACTGACGAACCACTACCCGGAGTAAATGTTGTAGTAAAAGGTACGGTCATTGGCACCGTTACCGATGTTGATGGTAACTACGGCTTAGTTGTTCCCGACGATGCGGAAGTATTAGTATTTACTTATGTAGGGTTTGAGCGTGAAGAAATAGCTATCGGTAATCAGACAGTGATTGATGTGTCATTGGCTCCCGATCTTCAATCGCTGCAAGAGGTAGTCGTCGTAGGTTACGGCACCCAAGAAAAAAGTAGTATTACTGGTTCTATATCGTCTATCAAGGGGGAAAGTTTACGCCAAACGGTGGCGGCCCAACCGGATGCTATGCTACAGGGTAAAGTAGCAGGGGTACAAGTAGTACAGAATACCGGAGCACCGGGAGCGGAAGTGTTTTTACGGGTACGGGGTACCGCTTCGCTTCGGGCGGATACCCGTCCGCTGTATGTTATTGATGGCGTACCCATGAACAATATCAACCAAGCTAATTTCAGTGCCGGACAGCGAGCTTCAGCACTAGCTAACTTAAACCCGAACGATATTGAGTCAATTGAAATTTTGAAGGATGCTGCCGCTACAGCCATTTACGGTTCGCGAGGTTCAAACGGGGTAGTGCTAATTACTACGAAACGCGGTAGCGATGGTAAGGCTACTTTTTCATTTGATGGTTATCATGGCGTGCAGTCGGTCTGGAAAACGTTAGATCTACTCGATGGCCAAGGGTTCTCCAATACCTTACGCGAGGCTGTTGAAAATCGTAATGCTGTGGCGGGCTCTACCATCGCCGACCTGAGCGATGATGAGTATGTACAAGCCCTCACTGTCACTGGCGAGAATACCGACTGGCAAGACGAGGTATTTCGGCTCGCACCCATATCAAATTATAACCTTTCGGTAAGTGGTGGCGAAGGGCGGATACGATCGTTCGCCTCACTAGGAGTATTCAGCCAAGAGGGAATCATCATCGGGCAAGACTTTGATCGGATTACCGGGCGGTTGAACTTAGACTATCAAGCTACCGATAAGCTAAAAATCAATACCAGCATTACCTACAGTAATACCCAAAAGGATGAAGTAGCCAATGACTTTAGTAGTATATCGGTGCTGGGAAATGCCCTACTGAGCAATCCTAACCTTCCAGTTTACAACCCCGATGGTACCTACACTGTGGATCCGTTAGGACGAAATGGAGCGGAAAATCCGGTAATGTTGGCTAACGAGATTACGTTTGATAATCTACAGCGACGATTAATCGCCAACGTGCAGGCCGAGTACGAGATCATGCCCAACCTAACGTTTCGTTCTGTATTGGGTATCGACAATCTGAGCGAACGTATTGAGCGGTTCTTACCCAGTTTCATTCTCAGCACCGGGGGTTCAGCAGATGCTGAGGCTATTAACGCTCAAACCTCAACCTGGCTCAACGATAATACCCTTACGTACCAGAGAGAGATGGGCGAACATAACATTTCAGCCTTGGCTGGATTTGGAGTGCAACGTACCGACGAGTCGTTTCTGCGGGCGGGTGGACGAGTGGCTGGCTCCGATATTATTACCACTGTGGCCATTGCTAACCCTGACTTACCTCAGCATTATCTAACTGCTTGGAGTTTATTGTCGTACTTCGGCCGGGTAAACTATACATTCCGAGACCGCTACGTTTTAGAAGCAAGCTTCCGGGCTGATGGTTCGTCGCGTTTTGGGGAGAACAATCGCTTTGGCTACTTTCCCGCTATCTCAGGAGCTTGGCGAGCTATCGAAGAGCCGTTTTTACAGAATGTAGACTGGCTGAGTAACTTAAAAGTGCGAGCCGCGTACGGCATTACCGGTAACCAAGAAGGGTTAGATAACTTTGGTTCGCTTACCCGTTACGGAACGGGACGTAACTACGATGGTAATCCGGGTATCTCACAAGTAAACGTGCCTAACCCTGATTTAAGCTGGGAGTCTACCGAATCTATCAATCTCGGAGTAGATATTGGCTTGCTACAGGAACGTATTTCGCTGAGCGTAGATGCCTATAATCGTGATACCCGGGATTTGCTCTTTACCCGGCAACTACCTTGGACTTCTGGTTTCAGCTCATTAATCAACGAGAATGTGGGTAATATGCGTAACCAAGGAATAGAGCTAGCGCTCACCACGCGCAATTTTAATGGGGCTTTCCGGTGGACAACTGATTTCAACATCTCATTCAACCGCAACGAAATCACCTCACTGCCAAGTAATGGCGTGGCAGGTTCCGATTTTATATTTCAACTGCCGAGTGCTTACAGCGCGGAAGGGCCCTACAGCATTTACCGTGTGGGGCAGCCAATTGGTAGCTTCTACGGGTTCGAATATCAGGGAATATACCGTACCGACGAAGATGTGCCGGAAAACCTGCGCGACGATGGAGCTAACAACAACTTTGCCGGAGGCTTCCCTATTTTTCGTGATACCGATGGGAATGGAATATACCAGCGGGAGTTTGACCGGGTAATTATTGGTAACGCCTTGCCCTTACACACCGGGGGAATGACCAACACCTTTGGCTACAAGAATTTTGAGCTAAGCGTGGTTTTGAACTGGTCTTACGGTAACGATGTCTATAACATGACCCGGGCGGCGCTTACTAGTATGGCCGATGATTTTAATCAGTTGGCCGAAGTAGAAGGACGATGGCAGCAACCCGGCGACGAGGCAATCCATCCCATTGCCATGTACAGTGCCTCTTCGTTTCAAGGAATTTCTTTTTCAGATGCTTCTAGTCGCTATATTGAAGATGGCTCTTTCTTGCGGGTGCGTAACATAAGTTTAGGCTACTCGTTGGCTAATAGTCTGCTAGAAAATACCCCCATCAGTGCAGCTCGGGTGTACGTGACCGGGCAGAACCTGTTCACATTTACGAATTATTCTGGGCTTGACCCCGAAAGCCAAAATACCGGCGGTGGTCTTATTCCGACTCTAGGGGTAGATTATTTAACTCAACCCCAACCGCGCACGGTATTAGTCGGCGTAAACATTAGCTTCTAA
- a CDS encoding RagB/SusD family nutrient uptake outer membrane protein: MKNIMYRISLIFLLFGGITACEFLEIEPVSEITSANFFQTEGDAEAALIACYDALQSFTYARDIIIVSGVVSDEAFAARGGNYTRHEGFVHHGNHGNIRQFWQESYETIQRTLDVTEQVPTITDPALTQADKDRIAGEALFIRALSYFNLTRWFGRIPIVPRTTKSPEQELQLSRSEVSEVLALVISELQQAETLLPEENGDRSRAERGAAQALLARVYLWRNNPGDYDLALAECDKVLNNDRYRLIDGTDYASMFAVGEQNAAESIFEISYRPDRTQEGHALDSETIPAQGTRYRVRPDTVSTLRFTENDIRRTVCVDSFENNYYIKKYESGPPELNTNRNLQDANIIVLRLADIILMKAECLNELGRTGEAIPLINQIRERAGLAPTTAASADAVRQAILDERFLELYFEGQRWFDLVRTGLVDDVIENLPDMDRVLWPVPTREIDINPNLLPQNSGF, from the coding sequence ATGAAAAATATTATGTATCGTATAAGCCTTATTTTCTTGTTGTTCGGTGGGATCACTGCCTGCGAGTTTCTAGAAATAGAACCCGTCAGTGAGATTACCTCAGCCAACTTCTTTCAAACCGAAGGAGATGCCGAAGCCGCTTTAATTGCCTGCTACGACGCTCTACAAAGTTTTACTTACGCTCGGGATATTATCATCGTTAGCGGGGTAGTATCCGACGAAGCGTTTGCCGCCCGAGGTGGAAACTACACCCGGCACGAGGGATTTGTCCACCACGGGAACCACGGGAATATCCGGCAGTTTTGGCAAGAGTCTTACGAGACCATTCAGCGGACGTTAGATGTAACTGAGCAAGTGCCTACTATAACCGACCCTGCTCTTACTCAAGCGGATAAAGACCGTATTGCGGGTGAAGCACTGTTCATTCGGGCATTATCCTATTTTAATCTAACCCGTTGGTTCGGAAGAATTCCAATAGTACCCCGCACCACCAAAAGTCCTGAGCAAGAGTTGCAGTTGTCTCGGAGTGAGGTGAGCGAGGTGCTGGCACTGGTGATTAGCGAACTTCAGCAAGCCGAAACTTTATTACCTGAAGAGAATGGGGACCGCTCCCGAGCTGAGCGAGGGGCCGCTCAAGCATTGCTGGCGCGGGTATATCTGTGGCGCAACAATCCTGGCGATTATGACCTTGCCCTCGCCGAGTGCGATAAAGTGTTAAATAACGATCGCTACCGCTTGATTGATGGCACTGATTACGCTTCCATGTTTGCGGTGGGTGAGCAAAATGCGGCTGAATCTATTTTTGAAATTTCATATCGTCCCGATCGCACTCAAGAAGGACATGCTTTGGATAGTGAGACCATTCCGGCGCAAGGAACTCGTTACCGGGTGCGCCCTGATACGGTTAGTACCCTGCGATTTACGGAAAATGATATTCGCCGCACGGTTTGCGTAGATAGCTTTGAGAACAATTACTATATCAAGAAGTATGAGTCGGGTCCCCCCGAGCTAAATACCAACCGTAATCTTCAAGATGCTAACATCATTGTGCTTCGTCTAGCCGATATTATCCTCATGAAAGCAGAATGCCTGAATGAGCTGGGGCGAACCGGAGAGGCAATACCACTAATCAACCAAATTCGTGAACGGGCTGGCCTTGCTCCTACCACTGCTGCTTCAGCTGATGCGGTGCGACAAGCCATTCTGGACGAACGCTTTTTGGAGCTATATTTTGAAGGGCAACGTTGGTTTGATTTGGTACGCACTGGTTTGGTAGACGATGTGATTGAAAATCTACCGGATATGGATAGAGTACTATGGCCGGTTCCTACCCGGGAAATTGATATTAACCCTAATTTACTACCGCAAAATTCTGGGTTTTAA
- a CDS encoding AraC family transcriptional regulator: MQLPNHFFEKRKLETLVENQTTYTLGQAALHVFETQQQAERVHLQFDQPVLASMLRGKKIMHLRDHQPFDFLPGESLILPAKEIMQINFPEAQQNDPTRCLAIAIAEDRVGEIITLMNETMPKADEQEWNLMDYNFYFTNDAGIYQILQRLIFLFTENHPAKDFFVNNMLQELIIRILQANTKKTYTESADEASGNNRLAYVIQYIRNHLDESLSIDTLSEKACMSKSHFYRVFKNEVGASPIDFVNDERINQAANMLRDPHRKIKEVYLECGFENRSYFNRLFKRKKQLSPGEFQHRATQANR, from the coding sequence ATGCAGTTACCAAATCACTTCTTTGAGAAAAGAAAGCTAGAAACTCTAGTAGAAAATCAGACTACCTACACACTAGGTCAGGCTGCCCTGCACGTGTTTGAGACCCAGCAGCAGGCTGAGCGGGTTCACTTACAGTTTGACCAGCCGGTACTAGCCAGTATGCTGCGGGGGAAAAAAATTATGCATCTGCGCGACCATCAACCTTTTGATTTCCTACCGGGTGAATCACTTATTCTTCCTGCCAAGGAGATAATGCAAATTAACTTTCCAGAAGCTCAGCAAAATGACCCTACCCGTTGTTTAGCTATCGCGATTGCTGAGGATCGCGTAGGAGAAATCATAACCCTGATGAACGAAACCATGCCGAAGGCTGATGAGCAGGAGTGGAATTTGATGGATTACAATTTCTACTTTACCAATGATGCAGGCATTTACCAGATTTTGCAGCGATTGATTTTCTTGTTCACCGAAAACCACCCAGCCAAAGACTTCTTCGTCAACAATATGCTCCAGGAGCTGATTATTCGGATTTTACAGGCCAATACTAAAAAGACCTATACCGAGTCAGCAGATGAGGCGTCGGGCAATAATCGTCTCGCCTACGTTATTCAGTACATTCGCAATCACCTGGATGAATCACTAAGCATTGATACACTAAGTGAGAAAGCGTGTATGAGCAAATCGCACTTTTACCGGGTATTTAAAAATGAGGTAGGTGCTTCCCCCATTGATTTTGTTAACGACGAACGTATTAACCAGGCGGCTAACATGCTACGAGACCCTCACCGGAAAATTAAGGAAGTCTACCTAGAATGTGGTTTCGAGAACCGCTCCTACTTCAACCGCTTATTCAAACGAAAAAAACAGCTATCTCCCGGCGAATTTCAGCATAGAGCCACGCAGGCAAACCGATAA